Genomic DNA from Bacteroidales bacterium:
GTCGTTTTTCCGGCTCCATTAGGTCCAATAATACCAACAATACCATTTGGAGGAAGATGAAACTCAAGATTCTCAAAAAGTAATTTGTCGCCAAATGCTTTTGAAACACCTTTTGCTTCAATAACTTGATTTCCTAAACGAGGTCCGTTAGGTATATATATTTCTAATTTTTCTTCTTGTTGCTTTTCATCTTGATTCATTAAGCTGTCATAAGCTTTTAAGCGAGCTTTTGACTTTGCATGTCTGGCTTTTGGTGCCATTTTAACCCATTCTAATTCTCGCTCTAATGTTTTGCGTCTTTTACTGGCGGTTTTTTCTTCCATAGAAAGACGGTTTGTTTTTTGCTCTAACCAAGAAGAGTAATTTCCTTTCCAAGGAATACCCTCACCACGATCTAATTCCAATATCCAGCCCGCAACATTATCTAAGAAATATCTATCGTGGGTAACGGCAATTACTGTTCCTTTATATTGTTGCAAATGCATTTCGAGCCATTGTATAGATTCAGCATCTAAATGGTTTGTGGGTTCATCAAGCAAAAGAATCTCCGGCTCCGAAAGCAGAAGGCGACATAAGGCAACCCGTCTTTTTTCTCCACCGCTTAAATTTTTAACGCTGGCTTCTGACGGAGGACAACGTAAAGCGTCCATAGCTCGCTCTAATTTATTGTCTAGTTCCCAAGCATCGTGTTGATCCAGTAAATCTGTTAATTCTCCTTGCCGATCGATGAGCTTCGTCATTTCATCATCAGACATAGGCTCTGCAAAACGATTATTTACTTCTTCATATTCTTTAAGTAGAGAAACCGTTTCGGCAACACCTTCTTCAACTACTTGTTTCACTGTTTTTTCCGGATCGAGGTAAGGCTCTTGATCCAACATACCAACATTAAAACCCGGCGAAAAAACAACATCACCTTCCGTTGGCTTCTCTTTTCCGGCAATAATATTTAGTAAGGAAGATTTTCCCGAACCGTTTAATCCGATAATGCCAATTTTAGCACCATAATAAAACGAGAGGTAAATATTTTTTAAAACCTGTTTGCTTGGACCGTACTTCTTAGAGACGCCCACCATTGAAAATATAATTTTCTTATCGTCAGCCATAATTTAAACAACTAAATTGTTTGGTAAAACTACAAAAATCGTTTGAGTATTTTTATAAATAGATTAGTTATAAAAGCCTTAACTTAATGAGCGCATAGCTTCAACAGGATCGAGTTTAGAAGCTTGATAAGCAGGTATAAAACCACTTACTAAACCAATTAAAGACGAAACCGTAATTCCTAATATTACATTTCCCATTGTAAGTACCATACTAAAATCGGTGGAGGCATTAATAACTAATACTACAGCAAACACAATTAAAAGACCAAATATTCCTCCGATAAGTGCGAGGAAGACAGCTTCAAATAAAAACTGAAATAAGATAAAATAATTCTTTGCTCCAAGAGATTTTTGAATACCGATAATATTGACTCTTTCTTTTACGGAAACAAACATAATGTTAGCAATACCAAAGCCTCCGACTAATAAAGAAAATCCACCTATAACCCATCCAATTGTACCGATAATACCAAAGAAAGCATCAAAACCTTTACTGATAACACTAGTTTCGTTAATGGCAAAATCATTCTCTTCACCGGGTTTTAATCGGTGATATGACCGTAAGATTCCGGTTAACTCATCGCGAAGTTGTCCGTTAGTAATATTGGGTTTGGCTAAAACGGCAATAGTACCACCTCCCGAGCGACGTAGATTTACAAAATTTCGCATATAATTAATGGGGAGAATAAGCGTTTTATCCGGTGAGTTGCCAAAAGCATCGTCGCCTTTTTTTTTGATAACTCCAATGACATATGTTTTATAGCCGCCAATTTTTATGTTCTTGCCAATAGGATCTGTATTAGGAAACAAATTTTCAGCTACTTCGGAACCAATAAGCGCAACACCTCTTCCGTTATTTGCTTCTAACTCAGTAAAAAAACGACCGTTGGAAATCTCTAAGTTCATAATTTTTGGATAGTCGTAAGAAACTCCTTGAACGCTAATATTTTCCATAATATTATTTCCGTTCTTAAGGGTTTTGTTGGTTCCTGCCATAAATGAAGCCGCTTCCATTAATTCACTCTTTTTATTTATGGTATTTAAATCATCGAGATTAGGTTCGTCGCGGTTCATAATTTTCCACCACTCCAGATTTTCTTGCATCCAAGGCCATTTTTGAACAAATAATACATTGCTTCCTAAAGAATTGATACTGTCGCGAAGATAAATTTCCATTGAATCAAAAATAGTGAAGACAGCAATCACCGAAAAAATACCAATAGTTATACCTAATAGTGATAGAAATGTTCTTACCTTGTTTACTACCAGCTCATTAAAGGCAAATATTAAACTTTCTCTTAATAGCTTCAGATAAATCATAAAATTGGTTTTTATGGTTGACGTTAAAATCAGGTAAAGGTAACAAAATTCGCTCCGTGGATATAGAATAAATTTCAGAAAACAGACCGGTTTATTTGTAAAGTTCTCAGCGTATTAAAAAATTGTAAAAATCAATATAATAAATACTTGTAAAATAAGGTATTGTATTTAACTGCAATGAACACTAAGATTCCGATAACTATCGGAACGCAATGGACGCAATATATTGTAAATCACAATAGCAACCTTCGTGTTCCCTTTGCGATCCTAGCGGTAAAACAATAATTATCTAATAATCAATCCGTTTAGAAATTTAAATACACTGACTGGTTATAAAAAATCAACTTTCTATAAAATCTATTAGAGCATCGATAAGCTCAGGAGAGCGTAAGTAACCAAATGATTTATGCGGATTGGAAACACCATTCATTTGATAAGTATTATGGATTAAAGTATCAACAACACGAACACCTCGGCTATTTGGTTTAAAATCATCGGCTAATTTTTTATCAAGAGTAATATTATCTTTTATTGCTGCAAAATTATACCATTTTCGATATACCGCTTCGGGAGTTTGAAGCTTGATATGTCCCTGATTAACTAATTTAGAAGAGTGCGCTATTTTGCTAATTACAAAAGGAGCACCTAAAGGCGAACCCATGGTGACGAAAGTGTTAATTTTAGTTTCTTTAGCAATAAAGCTTAACACATCAAAAGCAATTATTGTCCCCATAGAATGAGCGATTAAAAAAATTTGATCATTATGATGTTTCTTTAAAAGATCGATTAATCTTTGATTGATGCGCCTTTTTAATTCACAATCAGGACTAAGGTTATTTTCACAGTCTTCGGTAAAATATACCTCTAAATCTCTAAAATTATTGTGAATAAAATTCTTAGCTAAGAAAGGATACCTCAGCTTATAATTCTTTTTAAGAAATATTTTATAAATAAAATGCTTCAGTAATTTAACTAATTGTAAACGCACATAAAAATTTCCATTTACAGATTTCTTATTTTCAGGAGTGTAAACCTCATCTAAAAAATAAGGACTGTTTTTATCT
This window encodes:
- the ettA gene encoding energy-dependent translational throttle protein EttA, which produces MADDKKIIFSMVGVSKKYGPSKQVLKNIYLSFYYGAKIGIIGLNGSGKSSLLNIIAGKEKPTEGDVVFSPGFNVGMLDQEPYLDPEKTVKQVVEEGVAETVSLLKEYEEVNNRFAEPMSDDEMTKLIDRQGELTDLLDQHDAWELDNKLERAMDALRCPPSEASVKNLSGGEKRRVALCRLLLSEPEILLLDEPTNHLDAESIQWLEMHLQQYKGTVIAVTHDRYFLDNVAGWILELDRGEGIPWKGNYSSWLEQKTNRLSMEEKTASKRRKTLERELEWVKMAPKARHAKSKARLKAYDSLMNQDEKQQEEKLEIYIPNGPRLGNQVIEAKGVSKAFGDKLLFENLEFHLPPNGIVGIIGPNGAGKTTLFRLIMGIDNVDKGEFNVGPTVKIAYVDQDHQDIDLEKSVWEVISEGNENIQLGNRSMNSRAYVSRFNFSGTDQSKKAGVLSGGERNRMHMALTLKQEANVLLLDEPTNDIDVNTLRALEEGLENFAGCAVIISHDRWFLDRVATHILAFEGNSQVYWFEGSYSEYEENKKKRLGDKGPERIRYKKLKSD
- a CDS encoding ABC transporter permease, producing the protein MIYLKLLRESLIFAFNELVVNKVRTFLSLLGITIGIFSVIAVFTIFDSMEIYLRDSINSLGSNVLFVQKWPWMQENLEWWKIMNRDEPNLDDLNTINKKSELMEAASFMAGTNKTLKNGNNIMENISVQGVSYDYPKIMNLEISNGRFFTELEANNGRGVALIGSEVAENLFPNTDPIGKNIKIGGYKTYVIGVIKKKGDDAFGNSPDKTLILPINYMRNFVNLRRSGGGTIAVLAKPNITNGQLRDELTGILRSYHRLKPGEENDFAINETSVISKGFDAFFGIIGTIGWVIGGFSLLVGGFGIANIMFVSVKERVNIIGIQKSLGAKNYFILFQFLFEAVFLALIGGIFGLLIVFAVVLVINASTDFSMVLTMGNVILGITVSSLIGLVSGFIPAYQASKLDPVEAMRSLS